The Synchiropus splendidus isolate RoL2022-P1 chromosome 1, RoL_Sspl_1.0, whole genome shotgun sequence genome includes a window with the following:
- the polrmt gene encoding DNA-directed RNA polymerase, mitochondrial has product MSLLRVSTAAKCLHHWVFVGRRAAFVDSCQRCLWIRNGGVRRISETPLQRQQSKVSFSYPRTDDTKKRVLEQSQLLDVLEARIHQLQTDVVLDVQQTNVQFVQARSSGRSLPTGRSSKHPAQEKADIPKSGLTAGKDCSKLQPSRWIEKLSKEKKNKLRKQQHIQQKGPKKVKEKPAVPDPVVEKKSLLPGTSHKNISFKANKMAPSAKKSKNSMKLADQIRAAVSSKRTPSSVVRAAATPQETSSKGNWKDSKKQASVGQDKKQASNPTFTPEEQSKLEELQRRLNVQETLLPSSCATNPEADKGTAYLEIQSNIRSYLEACVFLGDVERASSFLLSQHRVLSRRKHLDTSIYNIMMKVWAKKGTLNHIGRLFILLEEAGLKPDLGSYSAALECMGRNPDFSQRVITRCLTQMEEDGLSLDNLFSKCVFWQDERDMVMKAIRAVKPDYQPSHNVTTSNSPPSLIEDFYLKRDNHQYPKLDFTQAELQERFQLQLDMEESCTVTIDSVEVSKQVTENMTKMRELLAEQRVQWQKVLLQAFRESKMILAKANTRDYKLNIYPYLCLLEDREYVNIMIQSVTSLPPSGESLKILARDLGNRVFTKYAVQQKHQNQTVKKLNTVYSSYTELLAKDTKTFNLLPRELWCRLEQEQSFGPTLQGCESHWSFVVTLDLGTYLVDLMVKNLKIDSDILNPSFEKKSIPILYHMYTFRSTRQVGFIKPHPILTQMQQDAMETKLTFDSYMMPMLCPPVPWTSVKFGAYLLTPTKLMRSTDGATQHEVLLENCQNIDAVLDSLNQLGNCAWQINKPILDIIISIFNDRGSEKLDIPPPMSEAPKIPQFNSHNSSYTSSEKAHMKREVLSAKKKCGEMHSLRMDALYKLSIANHVRDKIFWFPHNMDFRGRTYPCPPYFNHLGSDVTRAILVFAEGKPLGPKGLDWLKIHLVNLTGLKKRNSLQERLEYANTIMEDILDSADKPLDGRKWWMNADEPWQALACCMEIANAARSPDPENFVSHFPVHQDGSCNGLQHYAALGRDVIGATSVNLVPCDVPQDVYSGVAQQVEEFRAQDAQTGLRIAQVLEGFISRKVVKQTVMTVVYGVTRYGGRLQIEKRLKEIDEFPKEFVWDASHYLVRLVFSSLKSMFKGTREIQDWLTESARLISKSGHTVEWVTPLGLPIIQPYHRARNQVLKSNMQHINLQITHDTKERPDTVKQKNAFPPNFIHSLDSTHMMLTALHCYSFGLTFVSVHDCFWTHALTVDTMNKVCREQFVALHSQPILQELSNFLLHKYCTGLPMDVKNKKYQEYRRLMLLLANVPQRGDFDLQQVKESTYFFS; this is encoded by the exons ATGTCACTTCTCAGAGTTAGTACTGCCGCAAAATGTTTACACCACTGGGTTTTCGTCGGAAGGCGAGCTGCATTTGTGGACAGTTGTCAACGTTGTTTGTGGATCCGGAATGGTGGAGTGAGACGAATATCAG AGACACCGTTACAAAGACAACAAAGCAAGGTCTCCTTTTCATACCCACGGACAGATGATACAAAGAAAAGAGTCCTGGAGCAATCTCAGCTTTTAGATG TGCTTGAAGCCAGGATACATCAACTTCAAACCGACGTCGTTCTAGATGTCCAACAAACCAACGTGCAATTTGTTCAAGCTCGCTCTTCTGGGAGAAGTTTGCCCACTGGGAGATCTTCTAAACACCCGGCTCAAGAGAAGGCTGACATTCCCAAATCAGGGCTGACCGCTGGGAAGGACTGCTCTAAATTGCAGCCCAGCCGCTGGATAGAAAAGTTGTctaaggaaaagaaaaacaaacttagGAAACAGCAGCACATCCAACAGAAAGGACCAAAGAAGGTCAAGGAGAAACCAGCAGTGCCAGATCCTGTTGTAGAAAAGAAGTCGCTATTACCAGGTACAAGCCATAAAAACATATCTTTTAAAGCTAATAAGATGGCTCCCTCTGCgaagaaaagcaaaaacagCATGAAACTGGCCGATCAAATACGTGCTGCTGTGTCCTCGAAACGCACGCCTTCATCTGTGGTAAGGGCAGCTGCTACGCCACAGGAGACGTCATCCAAAGGGAACTGGAAAGACTCTAAAAAGCAGGCTTCAGTTGGACAAGATAAAAAACAGGCTTCTAATCCTACATTCACCCCTGAGGAGCAGTCGAAATTAGAGGAACTGCAGAGAAGGCTGAATGTGCAAGAGACTCTGCTGCCATCTTCCTGTGCGACCAATCCTGAGGCAGATAAAGGAACAGCATACTTGGAGATCCAGTCTAACATCCGCTCTTATCTGGAGGCATGTGTCTTTTTGGGGGACGTTGAGCGGGCAAGCAGTTTCCTGCTGAGCCAGCACAGAGTTTTGAGTCGACGGAAGCATCTTGACACCAGTATCTACAACATCATGATGAAGGTCTGGGCCAAGAAG GGAACATTGAACCATATTGGTCGTCTCTTTATTCTGCTGGAGGAAGCCGGTCTCAAGCCTGATCTAGGATCATACAGTGCTGCTCTGGAGTGCATGGGTCGTAACCCTGACTTCTCTCAACGGGTTATCACCAG GTGTCTGACCCAAATGGAGGAAGACGGACTGTCTCTGGATAATCTTTTCAGCAAGTGTGTCTTCTGGCAGGATGAAAGAGACATGGTCATGAAAGCCATTCGCGCCGTCAAACCAGATTATCAGCCTAGTCACAACGTCACCACCAGCAATTCTCCTCCATCACTAATTGAGGATTTCTATCTGAAG aGAGATAACCACCAGTACCCAAAGCTGGACTTCACACAGGCAGAGCTCCAagagcgttttcagcttcagctcGACATGGAAGAGTCCTGCACAGTCACAATTGACTCTGTGGAGGTTTCCAAGCAAGTCACTGAAAATATGACCAAAATG AGGGAGCTGCTGGCTGAGCAGAGGGTGCAGTGGCAAAAGGTTCTGCTTCAAGCTTTCAGGGAAAGCAAAATGATCCTGGCCAAAGCCAACACCAGGGACTATAAACTGAATATTTACCCGTATCTGTGCCTGCTGGAGGATAGAGAGTATGTTAACATCATGATTCAG AGTGTCACCAGTCTGCCCCCTAGCGGAGAGTCCCTGAAGATTTTAGCCAGAGATCTGGGCAACAGAGTCTTCACCAAATACGCTGTCCAGCAGAAGCATCAAAATCAGACTGTGAAAAAGTTGAACACCGTCTACAGCAGTTACACGGAACTGTTGGCCAAGGATACCAAG ACGTTCAACCTCCTACCCAGAGAACTTTGGTGCAGGCTTGAGCAGGAGCAAAGTTTTGGACCCACGCTGCAGGGATGTGAGAGCCACTGGTCATTTGTGGTCACTCTGGACCTGGGTACTTATTTGGTGGATTTGATGGTCAAGAACCTGAAAATTGATAGCGACATTCTGAACCCAAGCTTTGAGAAGAAGAGCATTCCCATCCTTTACCACATGTACACATTTCGCAGCACCCGACAG GTCGGGTTCATCAAACCTCACCCTATCCTGACTCAGATGCAGCAGGACGCCATGGAGACCAAGTTGACCTTTGACTCCTACATGATGCCAATGCTTTGCCCTCCTGTGCCGTGGACTTCAGTCAAGTTTGGAGCCTACCTTTTGACACCGACTAAACTGATGCGCTCAACGGATGGTGCCACGCAACACGAGGTGTTATTGGAGAATTGCCAGAACATCGATGCGGTTCTGGACTCGCTCAACCAGCTCGGAAACTGTGCCTGGCAGATCAACAAGCCCATTCTggatattattatttcaatatttaatgatCGAGGAAGTGAAAAACTTGACATCCCACCTCCCATGTCTGAAGCTCCCAAAATACCTCAGTTCAACAGCCACAATTCCTCTTACACGTCGAGTGAGAAGGCGCACATGAAAAGGGAAGTCCTGAGTGCCAAGAAGAAATGTGGTGAGATGCACAGTCTGCGAATGGATGCACTTTATAAACTCTCTATTGCCAATCATGTCAGAGACAAAATCTTCTGGTTCCCTCACAACATGGACTTCAGGGGACGGACATACCCTTGCCCCCCGTACTTCAATCACCTGGGAAGTGATGTGACCAGGGCCATTCTGGTGTTTGCTGAGGGGAAGCCCCTCGGTCCCAAGGGGCTGGACTGGCTGAAAATCCACTTAGTTAACCTGACAGGGTTGAAGAAGAGGAATTCACTACAAGAAAGACTGGAGTATGCCAACACCATCATGGAGGACATACTGGACTCTGCAGACAAACCATTGGAT GGAAGAAAATGGTGGATGAATGCAGATGAACCCTGGCAGGCTCTGGCTTGCTGCATGGAGATCGCCAATGCAGCGAGATCTCCTGACCCTGAAAACTTTGTGTCACATTTTCCAGTTCATCAG GACGGCTCGTGTAATGGTCTCCAGCACTACGCTGCTCTGGGCAGAGATGTTATTGGGGCCACATCAGTCAACCTTGTGCCCTGCGATGTGCCCCAGGATGTGTATAGCGGTGTAGCCCAGCAG GTGGAGGAATTCCGTGCTCAGGATGCACAGACCGGTCTAAGGATTGCTCAAGTCCTCGAGGGCTTCATCAGCAGGAAGGTGGTCAAACAGACTGTGATGACTGTGGTGTATGGGGTCACGCGCTACGGAGGGCGGCTGCAGATCGAGAAAAGGCTGAAGGAGATTGATGAGTTCCCGAAG GAgtttgtctgggatgcatctcACTACCTGGTGCGTTTGGTCTTCAGCAGCTTAAAGTCCATGTTTAAAGGCACCAGAGAAATCCAG GACTGGCTGACCGAGAGTGCCAGGCTCATCTCCAAGTCTGGCCACACTGTGGAGTGGGTGACACCTTTGGGGTTACCCATCATCCAGCCTTATCACCGCGCACGCAACCAAGTG CTGAAGAGTAACATGCAACACATCAACCTCCAGATCACACACGACACCAAAGA GAGACCCGACACGGTGAAGCAGAAGAACGCCTTCCCTCCAAACTTCATCCACTCACTGGACTCCACGCACATGATGTTGACCGCCCTCCATTGTTACAG ttTTGGTTTGACGTTCGTCTCGGTCCACGACTGTTTCTGGACTCACGCTCTCACTGTTGACACCATGAACAAG GTCTGCAGAGAGCAGTTTGTCGCACTGCATAGTCAGCCAATTCTGCAAGAGCTGTccaacttcctgctccacaAGTACTGCACCGGGCTCCC GATGGATGTGAAGAACAAGAAGTATCAGGAGTACAGGcggctgatgctgctgctggccaACGTGCCTCAGAGAG GGGACTTTGATCTCCAGCAGGTGAAAGAATCCACTTACTTCTTCAGCTGA